One window of Saprospiraceae bacterium genomic DNA carries:
- the arsS gene encoding arsenosugar biosynthesis radical SAM protein ArsS (Some members of this family are selenoproteins.): protein MKSLKAMHHALADSGYQINLLEHEANLIPFTQKLIESNLYPLQPRNLEIFQINIGKMCNQTCKHCHVDAGPDRKEIMTQNTMETCLKILQSNKLFTAVDLTGGAPEMNPHFRWFVEQIRALGIHVMVRCNLTIIRANKKYHDLPDFYKSNQVEVISSLPFYSKDRTDKQRGDGVFEDSIEALQMLNKVGYGLLDSGLILNLVYNPSGAFLPADQSILEKEFKQSLQRDFNIVFNQLYTITNMPISRYLDYLLVSGNYENYMNKLIQSYNPIAASNVMCRNTLSIGWDGFIYDCDFNQMLDLKVHANSQHIDDFDINELMHRNIVVNQHCFGCTAGSGSSCGGTLA from the coding sequence ATGAAAAGTTTAAAAGCAATGCATCATGCATTGGCAGATTCAGGGTATCAGATTAATTTATTAGAACATGAAGCGAATTTAATTCCCTTCACACAAAAATTGATTGAGTCTAATCTATATCCATTGCAACCAAGAAATCTGGAAATCTTTCAGATTAATATTGGTAAAATGTGTAATCAAACCTGTAAACATTGTCACGTGGATGCAGGTCCGGATCGTAAAGAGATCATGACGCAAAACACTATGGAAACTTGTTTGAAAATTTTACAATCCAACAAGCTGTTTACTGCAGTTGATTTAACTGGTGGAGCTCCTGAAATGAATCCGCACTTTCGTTGGTTTGTCGAACAAATCAGAGCGCTTGGAATTCATGTGATGGTTCGATGTAATTTAACCATTATCCGTGCCAATAAAAAATACCATGATTTACCTGATTTTTATAAATCAAATCAGGTGGAAGTGATTTCTTCATTGCCTTTTTATTCTAAAGATCGTACCGACAAACAACGCGGAGATGGGGTTTTTGAAGATTCCATTGAAGCTTTACAAATGTTAAATAAAGTTGGTTACGGACTGCTAGACAGTGGACTGATTTTAAATTTAGTTTATAATCCATCTGGAGCATTTTTACCTGCTGATCAATCCATCCTTGAAAAAGAATTTAAACAAAGTTTACAGCGGGATTTTAATATTGTTTTCAACCAGTTGTATACAATTACTAATATGCCAATCAGCAGGTATCTGGATTATTTATTGGTAAGTGGTAATTATGAAAATTATATGAATAAACTCATTCAATCATACAATCCAATTGCTGCTTCAAACGTCATGTGTAGAAATACCTTGAGTATTGGATGGGATGGATTCATATATGATTGTGATTTTAACCAAATGTTGGATTTGAAAGTACACGCAAACAGTCAGCACATCGATGATTTTGATATCAATGAACTGATGCACCGGAACATCGTAGTCAACCAACATTGTTTTGGATGCACTGCCGGTTCTGGCAGCAGCTGTGGTGGAACCCTTGCTTAA
- a CDS encoding carboxymuconolactone decarboxylase family protein — MSNHYYNAVDLSKFGNIGEFKKDLADKFFSWYGDVFNEGALTVREKSLIALAVAHAVQCPYCIDAYSTDAYEKGYSEAQRMEAVHVAAAIRGGASLVHGVQMMNKVKEISM, encoded by the coding sequence ATGAGCAATCACTATTACAACGCAGTTGATTTATCCAAATTTGGAAATATAGGAGAATTTAAAAAGGATCTTGCAGACAAATTTTTTTCCTGGTATGGAGATGTATTTAATGAAGGGGCTTTAACCGTTCGCGAAAAATCATTGATTGCACTGGCTGTAGCTCATGCAGTCCAATGTCCTTATTGTATCGATGCATATAGTACTGATGCCTATGAAAAAGGATACAGTGAAGCACAAAGGATGGAGGCCGTGCATGTTGCTGCCGCTATCCGTGGAGGTGCTTCTTTGGTTCACGGGGTTCAGATGATGAATAAAGTGAAGGAAATCAGTATGTAA
- a CDS encoding YceI family protein, which produces MKQMILLCFLGTLFLVQSGFKPAVVAHKVDLQQSSVSWTGYKVSGKHQGSIQMKSGELKFDANKLVGGSFEIDMTSILCTDLTGEYADKLVGHLKSDDFFGTANHPTAKFVITQAMHQGNELYKISGNLTVKGTAKPIKFSATVKEENGNKIANAEIKIDRADYNVKYGSGSFFENLGDKTIFDEFDINVKLVTKK; this is translated from the coding sequence ATGAAACAAATGATTTTACTATGCTTTTTAGGAACCCTATTTTTGGTTCAATCTGGTTTTAAACCAGCTGTTGTAGCACATAAAGTGGATTTACAACAATCGTCTGTGTCCTGGACTGGTTATAAAGTTTCGGGAAAACACCAAGGATCCATCCAAATGAAATCCGGTGAATTGAAATTTGATGCAAACAAACTTGTAGGTGGAAGTTTTGAAATTGACATGACCAGTATTCTCTGCACTGATTTAACCGGTGAATACGCAGATAAATTAGTCGGTCATTTAAAAAGCGATGACTTTTTTGGGACTGCCAATCATCCAACTGCAAAATTTGTAATTACGCAAGCAATGCACCAAGGGAATGAACTTTATAAAATATCCGGAAATTTAACCGTTAAAGGAACTGCAAAACCTATTAAATTTTCTGCAACAGTTAAAGAAGAAAATGGCAATAAAATTGCCAATGCAGAAATAAAAATTGACCGTGCTGATTATAATGTAAAATATGGTTCAGGATCCTTTTTTGAAAACTTGGGCGACAAAACCATTTTTGATGAATTTGATATCAATGTAAAGCTTGTAACCAAGAAATAA
- a CDS encoding DUF1761 domain-containing protein — protein sequence MNSKIIIAAVIGGLSSFLLGWLFYGILFKEALAGMAGSATNVMRADSEMVWWALIIGNLVIGYLVAFMWSSWAGITTFMGGAKAGAIIGFLFSFGWDMLMYGTTNCMQMSGALLDVMISTIMWAISAGLVGWWLGRS from the coding sequence ATGAATTCAAAAATTATAATTGCCGCAGTAATTGGCGGTTTATCGTCTTTCCTTTTAGGATGGCTATTTTATGGAATCCTTTTTAAAGAGGCCTTGGCCGGAATGGCAGGATCAGCAACCAATGTAATGCGTGCAGACAGCGAAATGGTTTGGTGGGCATTGATTATAGGTAATCTAGTCATTGGCTATCTGGTAGCATTTATGTGGAGCAGTTGGGCAGGAATTACAACTTTTATGGGTGGAGCTAAAGCGGGAGCTATCATTGGCTTTCTTTTTTCATTTGGATGGGACATGCTGATGTACGGTACAACCAATTGCATGCAAATGAGTGGCGCCCTTTTAGATGTCATGATTTCTACAATCATGTGGGCCATCTCTGCCGGACTTGTCGGCTGGTGGTTGGGAAGATCTTAA
- the paaI gene encoding hydroxyphenylacetyl-CoA thioesterase PaaI has translation MNLKSRVTEIVDQMYFNDPFSLWLGIERIEEGLGYAKIRMKVRKEMLNGFGVAHGGISFSLADSAFAFACNSHGKHAVSIECSVNHVRPIFEGDELTAEAKEISRTKTLGNYDVVVRNQKEVIVALFKGLVFVKDAEWK, from the coding sequence ATGAATTTAAAGTCCAGGGTAACGGAAATTGTGGATCAAATGTATTTTAACGATCCTTTCAGTTTGTGGTTGGGTATTGAACGAATTGAGGAAGGCTTGGGGTATGCAAAAATTCGGATGAAGGTTCGTAAAGAAATGTTGAACGGATTTGGGGTAGCTCATGGTGGGATCAGTTTTTCATTAGCAGACAGTGCATTTGCATTTGCCTGCAACAGCCATGGAAAACATGCGGTATCGATAGAGTGTTCGGTAAATCATGTGCGGCCTATTTTTGAAGGAGACGAATTAACTGCAGAAGCCAAAGAAATATCCAGAACCAAGACCTTAGGAAACTACGACGTGGTGGTCCGCAATCAAAAAGAGGTCATTGTGGCATTATTTAAAGGCCTTGTTTTTGTAAAAGATGCTGAATGGAAATAA
- a CDS encoding type II toxin-antitoxin system RelE/ParE family toxin, translating to MKFLFELSNLAKTDLEEIWIYTVNEWSIRQANSYYKFIISKIEDICKNPAIGKSIANIKQNHKVLKVKSHLIVYQIKDEKIWIDRILHKSMDVETRIKN from the coding sequence ATGAAATTTCTTTTTGAGTTAAGTAATTTGGCTAAAACAGATTTAGAAGAGATTTGGATTTACACAGTAAATGAATGGTCCATTAGGCAAGCAAATAGTTATTATAAGTTTATTATCTCAAAAATTGAAGATATCTGTAAAAATCCAGCAATTGGAAAGTCAATTGCCAACATCAAACAAAATCATAAGGTTTTAAAAGTAAAATCGCATCTAATTGTATACCAGATAAAGGATGAAAAAATATGGATCGATAGGATCTTGCATAAGAGCATGGATGTTGAAACTAGAATAAAAAATTAA
- a CDS encoding type II toxin-antitoxin system ParD family antitoxin, translating to MSKNTSISLGDHFEEIIEKGIKSGRFASASEVIRAGLRLIEVEESKIQLLKEAIEKGEESGYVKKFDPIKHLASLNDKHAK from the coding sequence ATGTCTAAAAACACATCGATTTCACTTGGGGATCATTTTGAGGAGATAATTGAAAAAGGTATTAAATCTGGAAGATTTGCCTCAGCCAGCGAAGTAATAAGGGCAGGATTAAGGCTTATTGAAGTTGAAGAATCAAAAATTCAACTTTTAAAAGAAGCCATTGAAAAAGGAGAAGAAAGTGGATATGTCAAAAAATTTGATCCAATAAAACACCTGGCTAGTTTGAACGACAAGCACGCTAAATGA
- a CDS encoding NAD(P)-binding domain-containing protein codes for MKTFKIGVIGAGTMGIGIAQLAAQSGHEVILYDEMEAAMQAAQKKLQEVCNKLVEKSKLTAQEAVAIMGRIYFVNQLQAFESCHLIIEAIVENLQIKKSLYSKLEPIVSPECILASNTSSLSISALAAACNNPSRVIGLHFFNPVPLMPLVEIIPAVQTNRIHVDALQSLMESWSKWPVVAKDTPGFIVNRIARPYYSEAIRIYEEGFADFASIDYAMTSVYGFKMGPFALMDFIGNDINYAVTHSVWESCFFESRYKPSFTQRNLVAANWLGKKTGKGYYDYSNELPGPNIKDPELIKNIAWRILVMLINEAYDALYYKLASYQDIEAAMTKGVNYPKGLLSWGEEIGKQHCIDTMNRLYLNYKEERYRVSIGLTNHVY; via the coding sequence ATGAAAACATTTAAAATAGGAGTCATAGGTGCAGGTACCATGGGAATTGGAATTGCACAACTTGCAGCACAATCTGGTCATGAAGTGATCTTGTATGATGAAATGGAAGCAGCCATGCAAGCTGCACAAAAAAAATTACAAGAGGTTTGTAATAAGCTGGTGGAAAAATCCAAATTGACAGCCCAGGAAGCCGTGGCGATCATGGGTCGGATTTATTTTGTCAATCAGTTGCAAGCTTTTGAATCCTGTCATTTGATAATTGAAGCCATCGTTGAAAATTTACAGATCAAAAAAAGTTTATATTCAAAGCTGGAACCAATTGTTTCCCCAGAATGCATACTTGCCAGCAATACGTCTTCATTGAGTATTTCAGCATTGGCTGCAGCGTGCAACAATCCATCACGTGTTATTGGACTGCATTTTTTTAACCCGGTACCATTAATGCCTTTGGTTGAAATCATTCCGGCTGTTCAAACCAATCGGATTCATGTCGATGCATTGCAATCCCTCATGGAGTCCTGGTCAAAATGGCCGGTTGTGGCAAAGGACACTCCTGGTTTTATTGTAAACCGAATAGCGCGTCCGTATTATTCAGAAGCGATCCGTATCTACGAAGAAGGCTTTGCAGATTTTGCAAGCATTGATTATGCTATGACCAGTGTGTATGGATTTAAAATGGGACCTTTTGCCTTAATGGATTTTATTGGCAATGATATTAATTACGCAGTGACGCATTCAGTTTGGGAATCTTGTTTTTTTGAAAGCCGATACAAACCCTCGTTTACACAACGCAATTTAGTAGCAGCGAATTGGCTGGGAAAAAAAACTGGTAAAGGATACTATGATTATTCAAACGAACTTCCCGGACCAAATATCAAGGATCCTGAATTAATTAAAAATATAGCCTGGCGGATTTTAGTAATGCTTATCAATGAAGCGTACGATGCCTTGTATTATAAATTGGCAAGTTATCAGGATATTGAAGCGGCAATGACCAAAGGTGTCAATTATCCAAAAGGCTTATTGTCTTGGGGAGAAGAAATTGGGAAACAACATTGTATTGATACCATGAATCGCTTGTATTTAAATTATAAGGAAGAGCGATACCGCGTCTCTATAGGCTTAACTAATCATGTTTATTAA
- a CDS encoding enoyl-CoA hydratase/isomerase family protein, with translation MEFINYQLEDSIAWITLNRPQVFNSFHRGMAMELIQLLDAIQADDSVRCVVITGTGKAFCAGQDLQEAMDPEGPGLEKILKEHYNPIILKIRNLDKPVIAGVNGVAAGAGANIALACDVVVASESASFIQAFSKIGLVPDSGGSYFLPRLIGWNKASALIMTGDKCTASEAFQSGMIYKMFKDEEFKEELNKLACRIAQMPTKALALTKKLLNQSFGNNLEEQLQAELQYQKEAGETADYKEGTQAFLEKRMPVFKGK, from the coding sequence ATGGAATTTATTAATTATCAATTGGAGGATTCAATAGCCTGGATTACTTTAAATCGGCCACAGGTTTTTAATTCATTTCATCGGGGAATGGCTATGGAATTAATTCAATTATTGGATGCCATTCAGGCAGATGATTCCGTTCGATGTGTAGTCATTACAGGAACAGGGAAAGCATTTTGCGCCGGACAAGATTTGCAGGAAGCCATGGATCCTGAAGGTCCGGGATTGGAAAAAATATTGAAAGAACATTACAATCCAATCATCTTAAAAATCAGAAACTTGGATAAGCCGGTTATTGCTGGTGTAAATGGGGTTGCTGCAGGAGCAGGTGCCAACATTGCATTGGCATGTGATGTGGTGGTTGCCAGTGAATCTGCTTCATTCATTCAGGCATTTTCAAAAATTGGATTGGTACCAGATAGTGGTGGCAGTTATTTTTTACCCAGATTGATTGGGTGGAATAAAGCATCCGCATTAATAATGACAGGTGATAAATGTACAGCTAGCGAAGCTTTCCAATCAGGAATGATTTATAAAATGTTTAAAGACGAGGAGTTTAAAGAGGAGCTTAATAAGCTGGCATGTAGAATTGCACAAATGCCTACCAAAGCATTGGCCTTGACTAAAAAATTATTGAATCAAAGTTTTGGCAATAATTTAGAAGAACAATTACAGGCCGAACTTCAGTATCAAAAAGAAGCCGGTGAGACAGCGGATTACAAAGAAGGAACGCAAGCGTTTTTAGAAAAACGGATGCCAGTTTTTAAAGGCAAGTAA
- the paaJ gene encoding phenylacetate-CoA oxygenase subunit PaaJ, with amino-acid sequence MITREHIFEILETILDPEVPVLSVVDLGIIRKVEILDEHVKIQITPTYTGCPAMKLIEMNLQAAFDVEKISVSIETILSPAWTTDWMSASGKQKLKEYGIAAPVGFSGRIPALFERELAIACPRCQSEHTEKISEFGSTACKALYRCLDCKEPFDYFKCH; translated from the coding sequence ATGATCACAAGGGAACATATTTTCGAAATTTTAGAAACCATATTGGATCCTGAAGTTCCCGTATTGAGTGTTGTGGATTTGGGAATTATTCGCAAGGTAGAAATCCTTGATGAACACGTTAAAATTCAAATTACACCAACCTATACCGGTTGCCCTGCAATGAAATTGATTGAAATGAATTTGCAAGCGGCTTTTGATGTAGAAAAAATTTCAGTAAGCATCGAAACGATTTTAAGTCCAGCCTGGACAACCGATTGGATGAGTGCCAGCGGAAAACAAAAATTAAAGGAATACGGCATTGCAGCTCCTGTTGGATTTTCAGGACGTATTCCAGCATTATTTGAAAGAGAACTTGCGATTGCTTGTCCCCGATGCCAATCAGAACACACAGAAAAAATCAGCGAATTTGGTTCGACAGCATGCAAAGCACTTTACCGATGTTTGGACTGCAAAGAGCCCTTCGATTATTTTAAATGTCATTAA
- the paaC gene encoding phenylacetate-CoA oxygenase subunit PaaC codes for MNTNSQHKIDYLLYLADTALILGQRLGEWCGHGPVLEQDIAMTNISLDYIGRSRLLYQYIATLSETETDEDRLAFLRDEREFKNVLMAEHPNVDFAYSVGRQFLLEAFHFPYYTALKNSADPQLAAIAEKTVKETAYHLKWSAEWVIRLGDGTSVSHQKMQTALDELWSYTGELFTPAIYEQSMLEEQVAPDLSLIQNSWNQKVQQVLAEATLVQPQNQWMQSGGKTGIHSEAMGYILADMQYMQRSYPGLTW; via the coding sequence ATGAATACCAATTCTCAACATAAAATTGATTACCTGCTTTATCTTGCCGATACTGCTTTGATATTGGGTCAACGTCTTGGGGAATGGTGTGGTCATGGACCGGTTTTAGAGCAAGATATTGCTATGACCAATATTTCTTTGGATTACATAGGTCGCTCCAGATTGCTTTACCAATACATTGCTACACTTTCTGAAACAGAAACAGATGAAGATCGGCTTGCTTTTTTAAGAGATGAGCGTGAATTTAAAAATGTATTGATGGCCGAACATCCAAATGTTGATTTTGCGTATTCTGTTGGTAGGCAGTTTTTATTGGAAGCTTTTCATTTTCCCTATTATACTGCTTTAAAAAACAGTGCAGATCCTCAGCTTGCAGCGATCGCAGAAAAAACGGTGAAAGAAACAGCCTATCATTTAAAATGGAGTGCAGAATGGGTCATTCGATTGGGTGATGGCACCTCCGTTTCACATCAAAAAATGCAAACGGCTTTGGACGAATTATGGTCCTATACAGGAGAATTATTTACACCTGCCATATACGAACAAAGCATGCTTGAAGAACAAGTAGCACCGGATTTAAGCTTAATTCAAAACAGCTGGAATCAGAAGGTACAACAAGTACTTGCTGAAGCCACTTTGGTTCAACCTCAAAACCAGTGGATGCAATCAGGAGGGAAAACAGGCATTCACTCAGAAGCTATGGGTTATATATTAGCAGATATGCAATACATGCAACGCTCCTATCCGGGATTGACCTGGTAA
- the paaB gene encoding 1,2-phenylacetyl-CoA epoxidase subunit B, translating into MKNWPLFEIFIRSKSGLNHKHVGSLHAADAQMAIENARDVYTRRQEGISIWVVESKYISASDPVDSDPFFEPALDKIYRHPTFYDLPDEVKHM; encoded by the coding sequence ATGAAAAACTGGCCCTTATTTGAAATATTTATTCGGAGCAAGTCCGGATTGAATCACAAACATGTTGGAAGTTTGCATGCAGCAGATGCACAAATGGCAATTGAAAATGCGCGCGATGTTTATACACGCAGACAGGAAGGCATTAGTATCTGGGTTGTAGAATCAAAATACATAAGTGCTTCGGATCCGGTGGATAGTGATCCCTTTTTTGAACCTGCTTTGGATAAAATTTATAGGCATCCTACTTTTTACGATTTGCCGGATGAAGTAAAACACATGTAA
- the paaA gene encoding 1,2-phenylacetyl-CoA epoxidase subunit A — protein MLRIDLEGHFQEKIDKEDRIEAKDWMPEAYRKTLIRQISQHAHSEIVGMLPEGNWITRAPSLKRKAILLAKIQDEAGHGLYLYSACETLGIDREELLNELHTGKAKYSSIFNYPALTWADMGAIGWLVDGAAIMNQIPLCRTSYGPYSRAMIRICKEESFHQRQGYEIMLTLSKGSDEQKNMAQDALNRWWWLSIMMFGPNDNDSTHSAQSIKWKIKRFSNDELRQRFIDMTVPQAELIGLKIPDPDLKWNEERKSYDFGKIDWDEFWNVVKGNGPCNKQRLKDRIQAYENGEWVRDAAVAYAEKRREKN, from the coding sequence ATGTTGCGCATTGATTTGGAAGGACATTTTCAAGAAAAAATTGACAAAGAAGATCGGATTGAAGCAAAAGATTGGATGCCTGAGGCTTATCGGAAAACATTGATTCGACAAATCAGCCAGCATGCTCATTCTGAAATCGTTGGGATGCTTCCTGAAGGAAACTGGATTACCCGAGCACCCAGTTTAAAACGTAAAGCCATTTTGTTAGCAAAAATTCAAGATGAAGCAGGTCATGGATTGTATTTATACAGTGCGTGTGAAACATTGGGGATTGATCGGGAAGAATTACTAAATGAATTACATACAGGCAAAGCAAAATATTCGTCGATTTTTAATTATCCGGCATTGACCTGGGCCGATATGGGTGCAATTGGCTGGTTAGTAGATGGAGCGGCTATTATGAATCAAATCCCTTTATGCCGAACTTCTTATGGACCTTATTCAAGAGCCATGATCCGGATTTGTAAGGAAGAAAGTTTTCATCAACGACAAGGTTATGAAATCATGTTGACCCTTTCCAAAGGTTCTGATGAACAAAAAAACATGGCACAAGATGCCTTAAACCGATGGTGGTGGCTAAGTATCATGATGTTTGGTCCAAATGATAATGATTCTACGCATTCAGCGCAAAGTATTAAATGGAAAATAAAGCGTTTTTCTAATGATGAATTGCGCCAACGATTTATTGATATGACCGTTCCACAAGCTGAATTAATTGGTTTAAAAATTCCAGATCCGGATTTAAAATGGAATGAAGAACGTAAATCCTACGATTTTGGAAAAATTGATTGGGATGAATTTTGGAATGTTGTAAAAGGAAATGGTCCGTGTAATAAACAACGCCTTAAGGATCGAATTCAAGCCTATGAAAATGGTGAATGGGTTCGGGATGCTGCGGTGGCGTATGCGGAGAAGAGGAGGGAGAAAAATTAA
- a CDS encoding 2Fe-2S iron-sulfur cluster binding domain-containing protein — translation MCGPETMILELREQLQHMGVDPHHIHMELFGVQIQKPKPHFNHASDTEICLVRMTLDGRTFEFSLPFNTDNLLDAALKQGANLPYACKGGVCCTCKTKLVKGDVEMMVNYGLEADEIENGYILSCQSFPKSSKIEVNFDK, via the coding sequence ATGTGCGGGCCAGAAACCATGATCCTTGAACTTCGTGAACAACTTCAGCACATGGGAGTGGATCCTCACCATATCCACATGGAATTGTTTGGAGTGCAAATCCAAAAACCAAAACCACATTTTAATCATGCATCGGATACTGAAATCTGTTTAGTTCGCATGACTTTGGATGGGCGCACCTTTGAATTTAGTTTGCCTTTTAATACAGATAATTTATTGGATGCAGCTTTAAAGCAAGGTGCAAATTTGCCCTATGCATGCAAGGGAGGGGTTTGTTGTACATGCAAAACCAAACTTGTAAAAGGCGATGTAGAAATGATGGTTAATTATGGATTGGAAGCAGATGAAATTGAAAATGGATATATTTTAAGTTGTCAATCCTTTCCGAAATCATCAAAAATTGAAGTTAATTTTGACAAATAA
- a CDS encoding DUF2853 family protein — protein MSAFDDKLDFLLGEATKLGLNVNLDLFSKVAKGLGPSLYSDDASLVSSSDPDEMNRVKTSFLNGKLGITDDQAIEEALAEVTAQFGSSNRNKYRAIFYYLLVEKFGKGSVYGD, from the coding sequence ATGAGTGCGTTTGATGATAAATTAGATTTTCTGCTTGGTGAAGCCACAAAACTGGGTTTGAATGTAAATCTGGACTTGTTTTCAAAAGTTGCAAAAGGATTGGGTCCATCCTTATACAGCGACGATGCCTCCTTGGTGTCAAGTTCTGATCCAGATGAAATGAATCGGGTTAAAACCAGTTTTTTAAATGGAAAACTAGGAATAACCGATGATCAAGCCATTGAAGAGGCTTTGGCTGAAGTTACTGCCCAGTTCGGCTCCAGTAATCGAAATAAATATCGGGCAATATTTTATTACCTTTTAGTAGAAAAATTTGGAAAAGGCTCCGTTTATGGGGATTAA